A genomic segment from Gossypium hirsutum isolate 1008001.06 chromosome D04, Gossypium_hirsutum_v2.1, whole genome shotgun sequence encodes:
- the LOC121216300 gene encoding myb-related protein 306, translated as MGRPPCCDKVGVKKGPWTPEEDIVLVSYIQEHGPGNWRAVPTNTGLLRCSKSCRLRWTNYLRPGIRRGNFTEHEEKMIIHLQALLGNRWAAIASYLPQRTDNDIKNYWNTHLKKKLKKLHGSEVYCRDGFTSSAASDQISRGQWERKLQTDINMAKQALSDALSPEKSSDLTELKPCHGNTYAKPEGYASSTENIAKLLKGWMRKNPLKPASTNSGVTQQSYDNRVATGVTTDSANSSEGNDQRCSKPMCEGFESLFVFESFDSSNSDDFSQSISTEASLSLQDETKPDLSPQLSLLEKWLFDDAANQGKYYQLSDITLDENPSFFLEGGI; from the exons ATGGGGAGACCACCTTGCTGTGACAAAGTCGGTGTGAAGAAAGGTCCATGGACTCCTGAAGAAGATATCGTCTTGGTGTCTTATATTCAAGAACATGGTCCTGGGAATTGGAGAGCTGTTCCTACCAATACAG gGTTGCTCAGATGTAGCAAGAGTTGCAGGCTTAGATGGACTAATTACTTGAGGCCCGGGATTCGAAGGGGTAACTTTACAGAACATGAAGAGAAGATGATAATCCACCTTCAAGCTCTTTTAGGCAACAG ATGGGCTGCAATAGCATCTTACTTGCCTCAAAGAACAGACAATGACATTAAAAACTACTGGAACACTCATCTGAAGAAGAAGCTGAAGAAACTCCATGGAAGTGAAGTTTATTGCAGAGATGGGTTCACATCATCAGCTGCATCAGACCAGATTTCACGAGGTCAATGGGAGAGAAAGTTGCAGACTGATATAAATATGGCTAAACAGGCTTTATCAGATGCATTGTCCCCTGAGAAATCAAGTGATTTAACTGAGTTGAAACCTTGTCATGGGAACACTTATGCCAAACCAGAAGGGTATGCATCAAGCACGGAGAATATAGCTAAGCTGTTGAAAGGGTGGATGAGAAAGAACCCATTAAAGCCTGCTTCAACAAACTCTGGTGTCACTCAACAATCATATGACAACAGGGTGGCTACTGGGGTGACCACTGATTCAGCTAATTCTAGTGAAGGGAATGATCAAAGGTGCAGCAAGCCAATGTGTGAGGGTTTTGAGTCGTTGTTTGTGTTTGAATCTTTTGATTCTTCAAATTCAGATGATTTCTCACAATCCATATCAACTGAGGCAAGCCTTAGTTTGCAAGATGAAACAAAGCCAGATCTTAGTCCCCAACTTTCATTGCTTGAGAAATGGCTTTTTGATGATGCTGCAAATCAAGGGAAATATTACCAGCTTAGTGATATCACATTAGATGAAAACCCTAGTTTTTTTCTAGAGGGGGGGATTTGA